Proteins encoded by one window of Thermus caldifontis:
- a CDS encoding glycoside hydrolase family 36 protein — protein sequence MRLGFGDAFQGSRLEVGVVAASSEPVSGGYLLRGREVRAFAPYRGAQFFRHGWQSWSLAAWVDLGEAPKPLLPKERRPQADDPFLLEVAEWGRAWWGSGLGALRLPGGQVLLLGALDLGGRVLGRQEVLLGRYALGEGRWFLAFGPEEEAFAAYARYLPRRLSGKPPKVWCSWYSFYNRISEASLLSTLEEVAGLPFEVFQIDDGWQRALGDWEPNDRFPRGMAFLADRIREKGLRAGLWLAPFLLTQDSPLGHSRPEWVLRDGEGRPIPAGFNWGKPLYALDSGNEEVLDYVASLVRKAREWGYDYLKLDFLYAAALPGAEGEGRYRRAMERVREEAGGAYLLFCGAPVLASLGLADGLRVGPDAAPYWDNEDRSFWLQDPTGPGLRNALRATLHRLWLRGNVQVDPDVAFFRSRFSLLSPEEMRLQEAMGEITGFKATSDPPSWLTPEERQRLLAFLGQDRVVNQLGPYRFRVGEEVLDYASLL from the coding sequence ATGCGGTTGGGATTCGGGGATGCCTTTCAGGGAAGCCGCCTCGAGGTGGGGGTGGTGGCAGCTTCCTCGGAACCGGTTTCCGGGGGGTATCTCCTTAGGGGAAGGGAGGTTCGGGCCTTTGCCCCCTATAGGGGGGCGCAGTTTTTCCGCCACGGGTGGCAAAGCTGGAGCCTGGCCGCCTGGGTGGACCTAGGGGAGGCCCCTAAGCCCCTTCTCCCCAAGGAGCGCCGCCCCCAGGCGGACGATCCCTTTCTTCTGGAGGTGGCGGAGTGGGGGAGGGCCTGGTGGGGTAGCGGCCTTGGGGCCTTGCGCCTTCCGGGTGGCCAGGTTCTCCTCCTAGGGGCCTTGGACCTGGGGGGTAGGGTTTTGGGGCGGCAGGAGGTGCTTTTGGGGCGGTATGCCTTGGGGGAAGGGCGCTGGTTTTTGGCCTTTGGGCCGGAAGAAGAGGCGTTTGCCGCTTATGCCCGGTACCTTCCCCGCCGCCTTTCCGGCAAGCCCCCCAAGGTTTGGTGCTCCTGGTATAGCTTCTATAACCGCATCAGCGAGGCCTCCCTCCTTTCCACCCTGGAGGAGGTGGCTGGGCTTCCCTTCGAGGTCTTCCAGATCGACGATGGCTGGCAACGGGCCCTTGGGGACTGGGAGCCAAACGACCGTTTTCCCCGGGGGATGGCCTTTTTGGCGGATAGGATCCGGGAAAAGGGCCTTAGGGCTGGGTTATGGCTCGCACCCTTTTTGCTGACCCAGGACAGCCCCCTGGGGCATTCCCGCCCCGAGTGGGTGCTTAGGGATGGGGAAGGAAGGCCCATTCCCGCCGGCTTCAACTGGGGGAAACCCCTCTACGCCCTGGACTCGGGGAACGAGGAGGTCCTGGACTATGTGGCCTCCTTGGTGCGGAAGGCCAGGGAGTGGGGGTACGACTACCTTAAGCTAGACTTTCTCTATGCTGCCGCCTTGCCGGGGGCCGAGGGGGAGGGGCGCTACCGGAGGGCCATGGAGCGGGTACGGGAGGAAGCGGGTGGCGCCTATCTTCTCTTCTGCGGGGCCCCCGTCCTGGCCTCCTTGGGGCTTGCCGATGGCCTGCGGGTGGGACCGGATGCCGCTCCTTACTGGGACAACGAGGACCGCTCCTTCTGGCTCCAAGACCCCACGGGCCCCGGGCTGAGGAATGCCCTTCGCGCCACCTTGCACCGGCTTTGGCTTCGGGGAAACGTGCAGGTGGACCCGGATGTGGCCTTCTTCCGGAGCCGTTTCTCCTTGCTGTCCCCAGAGGAGATGCGCCTCCAGGAGGCCATGGGGGAGATCACCGGCTTCAAGGCCACCTCCGACCCCCCCTCCTGGCTTACCCCGGAAGAGAGGCAAAGGCTTTTGGCCTTCTTGGGCCAGGACCGGGTGGTAAACCAGCTTGGCCCCTACCGTTTCCGGGTGGGGGAGGAGGTCTTGGACTATGCTTCCCTACTATAG
- a CDS encoding MFS transporter has protein sequence MPTRIAYALGALGFTLPGQTFGTYLAFYYLDHVGLAASAFALARLVFSVWDAVNDPLFGYLSDRTRTPWGRRRPWLFLGLPPLLLAFYLTFNVPGPFLQGPALFWYCLGAILFFETFAALTWVNHAALFPELFRGQEERARANAWRQGFYFLGLAVSIALTPLVYTALGFSGMALLYGAIGGGLVLLFLLAVREDPKAQLAEPLPLIPAFRYTLGNRAFWLYSLAALFLLFAVGLLGAAMPFYAKYALGLGPEATSLLFASVLLAALPSVFLWARLAGALGPKGAWLLAILLLALGAFLLLWPRGLLQALPVGVLIGVGFGGVLVLGDVLLAEVIDRDAERTGRRREGVYYSVYGFINRLSGPLQALSFALLTPLFGYVSGEVPGPRPEAAFRFLMAVPPWVATLLALALAFRFPYGTRGRMPGAGSP, from the coding sequence ATCCCAACCCGGATCGCCTACGCCCTGGGTGCCTTGGGGTTTACCCTGCCGGGCCAGACCTTTGGCACCTATTTGGCCTTCTACTACCTGGACCACGTGGGCCTAGCCGCCAGCGCCTTTGCCCTGGCCCGCCTGGTCTTTTCCGTGTGGGATGCGGTGAACGATCCCCTCTTCGGCTACCTCTCCGACCGCACCAGGACCCCTTGGGGCCGCAGGCGGCCCTGGCTTTTCCTGGGGCTTCCCCCATTGCTTTTGGCCTTCTACCTCACCTTCAACGTCCCCGGCCCCTTCCTTCAGGGCCCTGCCCTCTTCTGGTACTGCTTGGGAGCGATTCTCTTCTTTGAAACCTTCGCCGCCCTCACCTGGGTGAACCACGCCGCCCTCTTCCCCGAGCTGTTTAGGGGCCAGGAGGAGCGGGCCCGGGCCAACGCCTGGCGCCAGGGATTCTACTTCCTGGGCCTGGCGGTGAGCATCGCCCTGACCCCCCTGGTCTACACCGCCCTAGGCTTTTCCGGCATGGCCCTCCTCTACGGAGCCATCGGGGGGGGCTTGGTCCTCCTCTTCCTCCTGGCGGTCCGGGAAGACCCGAAGGCCCAGCTGGCCGAGCCCCTTCCCCTGATCCCCGCCTTCCGCTACACCCTGGGGAACCGGGCCTTTTGGCTCTACTCCCTGGCTGCCCTTTTTCTCCTCTTTGCCGTGGGGCTTTTGGGAGCGGCCATGCCCTTTTACGCCAAGTACGCTCTGGGCCTGGGGCCCGAGGCTACGTCCCTGCTCTTCGCCTCGGTGCTCCTGGCGGCCCTACCCTCCGTTTTCCTCTGGGCCCGGCTGGCAGGGGCCCTGGGCCCCAAGGGGGCCTGGCTTCTCGCCATCCTCCTTTTAGCCCTGGGGGCCTTTCTCCTCCTCTGGCCTCGAGGCCTCCTACAGGCTCTGCCCGTAGGGGTGCTCATCGGGGTGGGGTTTGGCGGGGTGCTGGTGCTGGGGGACGTCCTCCTGGCCGAGGTCATTGACCGGGACGCCGAAAGGACAGGAAGGAGGCGGGAAGGGGTCTACTATAGCGTCTACGGGTTCATCAACCGGCTTTCCGGGCCCCTGCAGGCCCTTTCCTTTGCCCTCCTCACCCCCCTTTTCGGGTACGTGAGCGGGGAGGTGCCAGGCCCCCGCCCCGAGGCCGCCTTCCGCTTCCTCATGGCGGTGCCTCCTTGGGTGGCCACGCTGTTGGCCTTGGCCCTTGCCTTTCGCTTCCCGTACGGGACCAGGGGTAGAATGCCGGGGGCAGGAAGCCCTTAG
- a CDS encoding glycoside hydrolase family 2 TIM barrel-domain containing protein has product MRLEKAWFLAHGAETPALLPQSGWREVALPHQWTLEGLEAEVGWYRLALPEGGPRRFLRSFGDYYQEAWVEGVHLGRHEGYFFPWLVELPPGRELLLRVSAPREPLGVWPRFKRQIKGVLDQHDCRPGGTTERGQERGTGGLWGGVEVWMREEVALLGLSHRLLPRTGGWRLWVRLLLDALRPFREEVRLGIHPENFSGEAWEKRVGLEGSAGRGWQEVVWDLPEMPLWEVWERGFPHLFRLEAELLGASLSVPLGFRTVELDGEGWLLLNGKRLFLRGTNIIPTQWLAGYTEATAQKDVALLKEANLNAVRVHAHVTHPAFYRACDREGVLVWQDFPLQWGYAADEAFAQEALRQAQAMVEVLGAHPSLYLWCAQNEPTHNRHALGPLLAAALRAADPTRPVKEASDFREHPYPGWYWGHMRDFLALPGAPLPSEFGAQALPRAELLRRVLGEAAWPPNWEVWAYHNFQPHETFRVAGVEVGESLEAFVENSQAYQAELLAFAIHAYRRGKGRVVGYFQFMFVEPWEGITWAVLDVERVPKKGFFALKEASSPVLLSFVPYRKRVEVGGPPLQEAWLVSDLERPLSLRVRLFLEGPQDLPLYEEEVALAPGEARRFFSLGELWESPLEVQARFLPLQESLAKLPPGAYRLVGEAYEGERLWSRQVLEVEYLEPLLPLGVAW; this is encoded by the coding sequence ATGAGGCTGGAAAAGGCGTGGTTTTTGGCCCATGGGGCGGAAACGCCCGCTTTGCTCCCCCAAAGCGGTTGGCGGGAGGTGGCGCTTCCCCACCAGTGGACCCTCGAGGGCCTGGAGGCGGAGGTGGGCTGGTACCGCCTGGCGTTGCCGGAAGGAGGCCCTAGGCGCTTCCTCCGTTCCTTCGGGGATTACTACCAGGAGGCCTGGGTGGAGGGCGTTCACCTGGGCCGGCACGAGGGGTACTTCTTTCCCTGGTTGGTGGAGCTTCCTCCGGGTAGGGAGCTTCTCCTTCGGGTTTCCGCCCCCAGGGAACCCCTAGGGGTCTGGCCCCGGTTCAAGCGGCAGATCAAGGGGGTCTTGGACCAGCACGACTGCCGTCCTGGGGGAACCACGGAAAGGGGCCAGGAGCGGGGGACGGGGGGCCTTTGGGGCGGGGTAGAGGTCTGGATGCGGGAGGAGGTGGCCCTTTTGGGCCTCAGCCACCGCCTCCTTCCCCGGACGGGGGGGTGGCGGCTATGGGTGCGCCTCCTTTTGGATGCCCTAAGGCCCTTCCGCGAGGAGGTGCGTCTGGGGATCCATCCCGAGAACTTTTCCGGGGAAGCCTGGGAGAAGAGGGTGGGTTTGGAAGGAAGTGCGGGGCGGGGTTGGCAAGAGGTGGTCTGGGACCTGCCCGAGATGCCCCTCTGGGAGGTGTGGGAGCGGGGGTTTCCCCATCTTTTCCGCCTCGAGGCGGAACTTTTAGGGGCCAGCCTCAGCGTGCCCTTGGGCTTCCGCACCGTGGAGCTGGATGGGGAGGGCTGGCTTCTCCTCAATGGGAAGCGGCTTTTCCTGAGGGGCACCAACATCATCCCCACCCAGTGGCTTGCCGGTTACACCGAGGCCACGGCCCAAAAGGACGTGGCCCTCCTCAAGGAGGCCAACCTGAATGCGGTGCGGGTCCACGCCCACGTGACCCACCCCGCCTTCTACCGGGCCTGCGACCGGGAAGGGGTGTTGGTCTGGCAGGACTTCCCCTTGCAGTGGGGCTATGCGGCGGACGAGGCCTTCGCCCAGGAGGCCTTGCGCCAGGCCCAGGCCATGGTGGAGGTCCTGGGGGCCCATCCCTCCCTTTACCTCTGGTGCGCCCAGAACGAGCCCACCCACAACCGCCACGCCCTGGGCCCCCTGCTTGCTGCTGCCCTTAGGGCTGCTGACCCCACCCGCCCGGTAAAGGAGGCCTCCGACTTCCGCGAGCACCCCTACCCCGGCTGGTACTGGGGGCATATGCGGGACTTCCTGGCCCTTCCCGGGGCCCCCCTCCCTTCCGAGTTTGGGGCCCAGGCCCTGCCCCGGGCGGAGCTTTTGCGCCGGGTTCTGGGGGAGGCCGCCTGGCCCCCCAACTGGGAGGTCTGGGCCTACCATAACTTCCAGCCCCACGAGACCTTCCGCGTGGCAGGGGTGGAGGTGGGGGAGTCCTTGGAGGCGTTTGTGGAAAACTCCCAGGCCTACCAGGCAGAGCTTTTGGCCTTCGCCATCCACGCCTACCGCCGGGGCAAAGGTAGGGTGGTGGGCTACTTCCAGTTCATGTTCGTGGAGCCCTGGGAGGGGATCACCTGGGCGGTTTTGGACGTGGAGCGGGTGCCAAAGAAGGGCTTTTTCGCCTTAAAGGAGGCCAGCAGCCCGGTCCTCCTCTCCTTTGTCCCCTACCGGAAGAGGGTGGAGGTGGGGGGGCCTCCCTTGCAGGAGGCCTGGCTCGTAAGCGACCTGGAAAGGCCCTTAAGCCTTCGGGTCCGCCTTTTCCTGGAAGGCCCGCAAGACCTTCCCCTTTACGAGGAGGAGGTGGCCCTGGCTCCCGGGGAGGCCCGGCGGTTTTTCAGCCTAGGGGAGCTTTGGGAAAGCCCCCTCGAGGTCCAGGCCCGCTTCCTTCCCCTACAGGAGTCTTTGGCCAAACTCCCTCCCGGGGCTTACCGGCTGGTGGGGGAGGCCTATGAGGGGGAGAGGCTCTGGTCGCGGCAGGTCCTCGAGGTGGAGTACCTGGAACCCCTCCTGCCCCTGGGGGTGGCCTGGTGA
- a CDS encoding glycoside hydrolase family 31 protein, with translation MEAGGKGLLKKLWSAAQMAALLGPGVLFLAIQYARKRDRLEPKAPLPPWQGVGKPLGLKAIPGGVRVRFPEVELEAVFLGEDLLRLTWSPGEALPPYALAAGEGEAFPFEPERREGGHLLKTPRLALGVGEEGLTLWDGAGRLLRREAYPERSGRAWRHRVRLAPGERVMGLGERAFPLDRRGEVFRFWNRDPGGSYGPGEDPLYLSVPLWLSLLPEGGYLAFYENPADGFADLRGEEALVGFWGGPFLYYLIPGPLEEALARYLGLTGLPPLPPRWALGFHYARWGLRRREEVEEVVEGFLKRGLPLRAVHLDIDYMRGYRVFTVDEGRFPDLSGMVRAFGERGVRTVVILDPGVKAEKGFALYGEGLREGVFCRLPSGEVFLGPVWPGLAAFPDFTDPRGRAWWGEKLKGFLDMGISGFWLDMNEPALFAAWGEPTFPRSVRHGLEGQGGDHLLAHNLYGLLMARASFEGFWKHAPHRRPFLLTRAGFAGIQRYAWAWTADVESTWEGLRTTLWALLGLSLSGVYFVGSDIGGFSGDPSPELYLRWFQMAAFTPFFRLHSARWTKRREPWRLGEEVLAGVRWAMWLRERLLPYLYTLAYEASQKGLPLLRPLFLQGGTPTAQAEGAGLDEVFLLGKGLLVAPVLEEGARVKEVPLPPGRWYPWQEDGALEGPARVRLPAPLERIPLLVRAGSILPLLEEGGLVLHLYPGEGGGEGSLYWDEGDGEGPYRLDGFRLLPAVGGYRLLWESQGEYPWPWEGVGLRLFGGRLLRAWVGGKAYPAGEEGARLPPFQEAFLEVAG, from the coding sequence ATGGAGGCAGGTGGAAAGGGCTTGCTGAAAAAGCTTTGGAGCGCAGCCCAGATGGCGGCCCTTTTGGGCCCGGGCGTTCTCTTTCTGGCCATCCAGTACGCCAGAAAGCGGGACCGGCTGGAGCCCAAAGCCCCCTTGCCTCCCTGGCAGGGGGTGGGGAAGCCTTTGGGCCTAAAGGCCATCCCCGGCGGGGTGAGGGTGCGCTTCCCAGAAGTGGAGCTGGAGGCGGTTTTCCTAGGGGAGGACCTCCTTCGCCTTACCTGGTCCCCCGGCGAGGCCCTGCCCCCTTACGCCCTGGCGGCGGGGGAAGGGGAGGCCTTCCCCTTTGAGCCCGAGCGCCGGGAGGGGGGCCATCTCCTTAAGACCCCTCGCCTGGCCCTGGGGGTGGGGGAGGAGGGGTTAACCCTTTGGGATGGGGCGGGAAGACTCCTCAGGCGGGAGGCCTACCCCGAGCGTTCGGGGAGGGCCTGGCGGCACCGGGTGCGCCTGGCCCCAGGGGAAAGGGTTATGGGCCTAGGGGAAAGGGCGTTTCCCTTGGACCGCCGGGGCGAGGTCTTCCGCTTCTGGAACCGGGACCCGGGGGGAAGCTACGGCCCCGGGGAGGACCCCCTTTACCTTTCCGTGCCCCTTTGGCTTTCCCTCCTACCCGAGGGGGGGTACCTGGCCTTTTACGAGAACCCTGCGGACGGGTTTGCGGACCTGCGGGGGGAGGAGGCCCTGGTGGGTTTTTGGGGTGGTCCCTTCCTCTACTACCTGATTCCAGGGCCCCTGGAGGAGGCCTTGGCCCGGTACCTGGGCCTTACCGGCCTTCCGCCCCTGCCGCCCCGCTGGGCCTTGGGCTTCCACTATGCCCGCTGGGGGCTCAGGAGGAGGGAGGAGGTGGAGGAGGTGGTGGAAGGTTTCCTAAAGCGGGGCCTTCCCCTAAGGGCGGTGCACCTGGACATCGATTACATGCGGGGCTACCGGGTCTTCACCGTGGACGAGGGGCGCTTTCCCGACCTTTCCGGCATGGTGCGGGCCTTCGGGGAGCGGGGGGTGCGCACCGTCGTGATCCTGGACCCCGGGGTGAAGGCGGAGAAGGGCTTTGCCCTTTATGGGGAAGGCCTAAGGGAAGGGGTGTTTTGCCGCCTGCCCTCGGGGGAGGTTTTCCTGGGGCCCGTCTGGCCTGGGCTTGCCGCCTTCCCCGACTTCACCGACCCCAGGGGCCGGGCCTGGTGGGGGGAAAAGCTTAAGGGGTTTTTGGACATGGGGATCTCCGGCTTCTGGCTGGACATGAACGAGCCCGCCCTCTTCGCCGCCTGGGGGGAGCCCACCTTTCCCAGGAGCGTGCGCCATGGCCTCGAGGGCCAAGGGGGCGACCACCTCCTGGCCCACAACCTCTACGGCCTCCTCATGGCCCGGGCCAGCTTTGAGGGATTCTGGAAACACGCCCCTCATCGCCGGCCTTTCCTCCTCACCCGGGCCGGGTTTGCCGGCATCCAGCGTTACGCCTGGGCCTGGACCGCGGATGTGGAGAGCACCTGGGAGGGCCTCAGGACCACCTTGTGGGCCCTTCTTGGCCTTTCCCTTTCCGGGGTGTACTTCGTGGGCTCGGACATCGGGGGGTTTAGCGGGGACCCTTCCCCAGAGCTTTACCTGCGCTGGTTCCAGATGGCCGCCTTCACCCCCTTTTTCCGCCTCCACTCGGCTCGCTGGACGAAGCGCCGGGAGCCTTGGCGCTTGGGGGAGGAGGTCTTGGCGGGGGTGCGCTGGGCCATGTGGCTTAGGGAAAGGCTTCTGCCCTACCTGTACACCCTGGCCTATGAGGCAAGCCAAAAGGGGCTTCCCCTCCTGAGGCCCCTCTTCCTGCAAGGAGGAACCCCCACCGCTCAGGCCGAGGGGGCTGGTCTTGACGAAGTCTTCCTCTTGGGGAAGGGCCTGTTGGTGGCCCCGGTCCTGGAGGAGGGCGCCCGGGTCAAGGAGGTGCCTTTGCCCCCGGGCCGCTGGTACCCCTGGCAGGAGGATGGGGCCTTGGAGGGCCCCGCCAGGGTGCGGCTTCCCGCTCCCCTGGAGCGGATCCCCCTCTTGGTGCGGGCCGGGTCCATCCTGCCCCTCTTGGAGGAAGGGGGGCTTGTCCTGCACCTTTACCCGGGGGAGGGCGGAGGGGAAGGCAGCCTTTACTGGGACGAGGGGGATGGGGAGGGGCCTTATAGGCTGGACGGGTTCCGCCTGTTGCCGGCGGTGGGCGGCTACCGCCTCCTGTGGGAAAGCCAGGGGGAGTACCCCTGGCCCTGGGAGGGGGTGGGCCTGAGGCTTTTCGGCGGGAGGCTTCTTAGGGCCTGGGTGGGAGGGAAGGCATACCCGGCTGGGGAAGAGGGGGCGCGTCTTCCCCCCTTCCAAGAGGCCTTTTTGGAGGTGGCAGGATGA
- a CDS encoding glycoside hydrolase family 2 protein: protein MKLDPRHPRPTLQRPGWRGLEGPWDFALSEEERPERVRFDRRILVPFPPEAPGSGVQEPWVQVAWYRKVLRVKPRPGFRLFLRFGAVDYRAEVFVNGVRVLEHEGGHTPFGLELTPFLGRPVEVLVRAEDDPLDPEKPRGKQAWGEPKGIFYPRTTGIWQPVWLEWVPESHITLLRLTPDLRAFGFHLEVQAQGEGDGVEVALFPGVRGEASPGEKPWLVAHFPLSGGFARGFLGLPRKGDAEALLWRPESPVLFPLRLRLLGGRRVLDEVYSYGGLREVSARQGVFLLNGEPYFPKLALDQGLWPEGHLAAPGLSALRRDVELAKALGFHGVRKHQKLEDPRYLHLADRLGLLVFAEMPSFFRFSPKAARRYLAELQAALERDHNHPSVVAWVLFNESWGLWPWGPEAHAFLQGVFFLARSLDPTRPLVDNDGFEHGPFWDLYTVHDYAPPEVLSRRYRQGTFPPAPMGRPLSWEGVPEGVRPFLSEFGGLRLKGPTPGWGYREVEGEEAFLEEVFRYLGAACESFLSGFCYTQLYDTFQEENGLLDFWRRPKVPPERIRAFLEGCEARRVLWE from the coding sequence ATGAAGCTGGACCCCCGCCATCCAAGGCCCACCCTGCAACGGCCAGGCTGGAGGGGCCTCGAGGGCCCTTGGGATTTCGCCCTGAGCGAGGAGGAGCGCCCGGAAAGGGTGCGCTTTGACCGCAGGATCCTGGTGCCCTTTCCCCCCGAGGCCCCGGGTAGCGGGGTGCAGGAGCCATGGGTACAGGTGGCCTGGTACCGAAAGGTCCTAAGGGTCAAGCCCAGGCCCGGCTTTCGGCTTTTCCTGCGCTTTGGGGCCGTGGACTACCGGGCGGAGGTGTTTGTGAACGGGGTCAGGGTTCTGGAACACGAGGGGGGGCATACCCCCTTTGGCCTAGAGCTCACCCCCTTCCTGGGTAGGCCCGTGGAGGTCCTGGTGCGGGCCGAGGACGATCCCTTGGATCCGGAAAAACCCCGGGGCAAGCAGGCCTGGGGGGAGCCCAAGGGCATCTTTTACCCTCGAACCACGGGGATCTGGCAGCCGGTGTGGCTGGAATGGGTGCCGGAAAGCCACATCACCCTTCTTCGCCTGACCCCCGACCTAAGGGCCTTCGGCTTCCACCTGGAGGTCCAGGCCCAGGGGGAAGGGGACGGGGTGGAGGTGGCCCTTTTCCCGGGGGTGCGGGGGGAGGCTTCCCCTGGGGAAAAGCCTTGGCTTGTGGCCCACTTTCCCCTGTCAGGCGGGTTTGCCCGGGGGTTTTTGGGGCTTCCTCGTAAGGGCGACGCCGAGGCCCTCCTCTGGCGTCCCGAAAGCCCCGTCCTGTTCCCCTTGCGCCTTCGCCTCCTTGGGGGGAGACGGGTTTTGGACGAGGTCTACTCCTATGGGGGCCTTAGGGAGGTTTCCGCCCGGCAAGGGGTTTTCCTCCTCAACGGGGAGCCCTACTTCCCCAAGCTGGCCTTGGACCAGGGGCTTTGGCCCGAAGGCCACCTGGCGGCCCCAGGCCTATCCGCCCTTAGGCGGGACGTGGAGCTGGCCAAAGCCTTGGGCTTCCACGGGGTGCGCAAGCACCAGAAGCTGGAAGACCCCCGCTACCTCCACCTGGCGGACCGGTTAGGGCTTTTGGTCTTCGCCGAGATGCCCAGCTTCTTTCGCTTCTCCCCCAAAGCAGCCCGGCGCTACCTGGCGGAGCTCCAGGCGGCCTTGGAGCGGGATCACAACCACCCCAGCGTGGTGGCCTGGGTCCTTTTCAACGAGAGCTGGGGTCTTTGGCCCTGGGGGCCTGAGGCCCACGCCTTCCTCCAGGGGGTGTTTTTCCTAGCCCGCTCCTTGGACCCCACGCGCCCCTTGGTGGACAACGACGGCTTTGAGCACGGGCCCTTTTGGGACCTCTACACCGTGCACGACTATGCCCCTCCCGAGGTCCTCTCCCGCCGCTACCGACAAGGAACCTTTCCCCCGGCCCCCATGGGCCGGCCCCTTTCCTGGGAGGGGGTGCCTGAGGGGGTGCGCCCCTTCCTCTCCGAGTTTGGGGGCTTAAGGCTCAAGGGGCCTACCCCGGGCTGGGGCTACCGGGAGGTGGAGGGGGAGGAGGCCTTCTTAGAGGAGGTGTTCCGTTACCTGGGAGCCGCTTGCGAAAGCTTCCTGAGCGGGTTTTGCTACACCCAGCTCTACGACACCTTCCAGGAGGAAAACGGCCTTTTGGACTTCTGGCGAAGGCCCAAGGTACCCCCGGAAAGGATCCGCGCCTTTCTGGAGGGGTGTGAGGCCAGGCGGGTGCTTTGGGAGTAG
- a CDS encoding MFS transporter, translating to MKKWRYASGQLGLTLVSESFGTYLAFFYLEKLGLSAAFYALARTVYAFWDAVNDPLFGHLSDRTKTRLGRRRPWLLLGIPLFLLFYILVFWVPEWARSPQVLPYYFALGIVLYETMATVVWTNYGALFPEMFRGLSERAGAAALKRGTELFGLILGIAVAPLVYAQVGFLGMALLFAALALVAFLLFFPGIQEDPKAQSGLGLRDSFRLVLANRAFWVAALVGLLFEFGRMVIQTGMAFYAKHSLGLPEAATTFLFAAVFLVALPSVFLWGRLAGILGGKRAWRLAHLLMGLAALLLFLPQSLFPAILVGALVGVGFAGVRVTGEVVMAKVIDLDAERTGTRREGAYYSLVGLLGRASGALVGLSFALLGPLFGYVSGENPGPNPGLAFRFLVAVIPGVAILLAYLLTALFPHEIRE from the coding sequence ATGAAAAAGTGGCGCTACGCCTCGGGGCAGCTGGGGCTTACCTTGGTTTCCGAAAGCTTTGGCACCTATCTGGCCTTCTTTTATCTGGAAAAGCTGGGCCTTTCCGCTGCCTTCTATGCCCTGGCCCGCACGGTGTATGCCTTCTGGGATGCCGTCAATGACCCCCTATTCGGCCACCTTTCCGACCGCACCAAGACCCGCTTGGGCCGCAGGCGCCCTTGGCTCCTTTTGGGGATACCCCTTTTCCTCCTTTTCTACATCCTGGTCTTCTGGGTGCCCGAGTGGGCCCGTTCCCCCCAGGTTCTTCCCTACTACTTCGCCCTAGGCATCGTCCTTTACGAGACCATGGCCACCGTGGTTTGGACCAACTACGGGGCCCTTTTCCCGGAGATGTTCCGAGGACTTTCCGAAAGGGCGGGGGCGGCCGCGTTGAAGCGGGGCACGGAGCTTTTCGGGCTGATCCTGGGGATTGCCGTGGCCCCCCTGGTCTACGCCCAGGTGGGGTTTTTGGGCATGGCCCTCCTCTTTGCCGCGCTTGCCCTTGTGGCCTTTCTCCTCTTCTTCCCGGGTATCCAGGAGGACCCCAAGGCGCAAAGCGGCCTGGGGCTAAGGGACTCCTTCCGCCTGGTCCTGGCCAACCGGGCCTTCTGGGTGGCGGCCTTGGTGGGGCTTCTCTTTGAGTTTGGGCGCATGGTGATCCAGACGGGCATGGCCTTTTACGCCAAGCACAGCCTGGGCCTGCCCGAGGCCGCCACCACCTTTCTCTTCGCCGCCGTCTTCCTGGTGGCCTTGCCCTCGGTGTTCCTCTGGGGCCGGCTGGCGGGGATTTTGGGGGGAAAGCGGGCCTGGCGGCTTGCCCACCTTCTCATGGGCCTAGCGGCCTTGCTCCTCTTCCTGCCGCAGAGCCTTTTCCCCGCCATCCTGGTGGGGGCCTTGGTGGGGGTGGGGTTTGCCGGGGTGCGGGTCACGGGGGAGGTGGTGATGGCCAAGGTCATTGACCTGGATGCCGAGAGGACGGGAACCCGGCGGGAAGGGGCCTACTACAGCCTGGTGGGGCTTTTGGGCCGGGCCTCGGGGGCCTTGGTGGGGCTTTCCTTTGCCCTCCTTGGGCCCCTTTTCGGCTACGTGAGCGGGGAAAACCCCGGACCCAATCCAGGCCTTGCCTTCCGCTTCCTGGTGGCGGTGATCCCAGGGGTGGCCATTCTGCTGGCCTACCTCCTCACCGCCCTCTTCCCCCACGAGATCAGGGAGTAA
- a CDS encoding polysaccharide deacetylase family protein — MDLLARLGLLGRRVLILHHDDLGLTHAQNSAYQALGLPTGSVMVPGAWASGVKGEDLGVHLVLTSEWPAPRMRPLTEGESLRDEAGYFPDSLEIVWERARQEEVERELRAQIEAAKRLFSPTHLDTHQGAVLRPDLAEVYLRLAQEYRLVPLVPESLEGLGVPPAFLPDLERLLARVPFPRVRFLDAYGLPPEERLGFYLDLAKLPPGLYYLVHHSALPTPEGRALPDWRTREADYFALAHPEVRRVLAEFHPLTWRMVRDAL; from the coding sequence ATGGACCTTTTGGCAAGGCTTGGCCTTCTTGGACGTCGGGTCCTCATCCTGCACCACGATGACCTGGGCCTGACCCATGCGCAAAACAGCGCCTACCAGGCCCTGGGTCTTCCCACGGGAAGCGTGATGGTGCCCGGGGCCTGGGCCAGCGGGGTGAAGGGGGAGGATTTGGGGGTGCACCTGGTGCTCACCAGCGAGTGGCCCGCCCCCCGGATGCGGCCCTTGACGGAAGGGGAAAGCCTCAGGGACGAGGCGGGGTATTTCCCGGATTCATTGGAGATCGTCTGGGAAAGAGCCCGCCAGGAGGAGGTGGAACGGGAGCTAAGGGCGCAGATTGAGGCGGCCAAAAGGCTTTTCTCGCCCACCCACCTGGACACCCACCAAGGGGCCGTGCTGAGGCCCGACCTGGCGGAGGTGTACCTGCGCTTGGCCCAGGAGTACCGCCTGGTGCCCTTGGTGCCGGAGAGCCTCGAGGGCCTGGGGGTTCCCCCTGCCTTCCTGCCCGACCTGGAACGGCTCCTGGCCCGGGTGCCCTTCCCCAGGGTGCGCTTCCTGGATGCCTATGGCCTTCCCCCGGAGGAGCGGTTGGGCTTCTATTTGGACCTGGCCAAGCTCCCTCCGGGCCTTTACTACCTGGTGCACCACAGCGCCCTCCCCACCCCCGAGGGCCGGGCCCTTCCCGACTGGCGGACGCGGGAGGCCGACTACTTCGCCCTTGCCCACCCCGAGGTGCGCCGGGTCCTGGCCGAGTTCCACCCCCTTACGTGGCGGATGGTTCGGGATGCGCTTTAG